One window from the genome of Plasmodium reichenowi strain SY57 chromosome 8, whole genome shotgun sequence encodes:
- a CDS encoding ATP-dependent RNA helicase prh1, putative (part of same gene as PRSY57_0820600A~gap found within coding sequence) produces the protein LDTLNNDSLNKKKNNNQQKKVVHKNSVQDSKENINKLENYDKKKGRNNNLEQYDDDHDDNDSNNNDDDMGEKKMNDKNKLINVARRKLIHPDGDHLTLLHIFYLWQEADIKEKKHFCNIYALNNEILQQVEKIKVQLLEIMKNKMKIQIPKKLHMHKWDQILICLCKACFFNIAKSTSNTNVYINLVNKTKIRIHPSSTLFNSYIKPTFIFYSDIVQTKRLYARIVTKIEADWLLKYVSAKFQVAKT, from the coding sequence TTGGATACGCTAAACAATGACTCCttgaacaaaaaaaaaaataataatcaacaaaaaaaagttGTTCATAAGAATTCTGTTCAAGATTcaaaggaaaatataaacaaattggaaaattatgataaaaaaaagggaagaaataataatcttGAACAGTATGACGATGACcatgatgataatgatagtaataataatgacgATGATATgggagaaaaaaaaatgaatgataagaataaattaattaatgTTGCAAGAAGAAAACTTATACATCCAGATGGAGATCATTTAAcattattacatattttttatttatggCAAGAAGCTgatattaaagaaaaaaaacatttttgtaatatatatgctttaaataatgaaatattacAGCAAgtagaaaaaataaaagtacaattattagaaattatgaaaaataaaatgaaaattcaaataccaaaaaaattacatatGCATAAATGGGATCAAATTTTGATTTGCTTATGTAAGGCatgtttttttaatatagCCAAATCAACATCAAATAcaaatgtttatataaatttagTGAATAAGACAAAAATAAGAATTCATCCATCATCAACTCTGTTTAACTCCTATATTAAACcaacatttatattttattctgATATTGTACAAACAAAAAGATTATATGCTCGAATTGTGACGAAAATTGAGGCAGATTGGTTATTGAAATATGTATCAGCAAAATTTCAAGTAGCCAAAACTTAA
- a CDS encoding hypothetical protein (conserved Plasmodium protein, unknown function): MKDNKMSKNNIFIYNEKVKELLYELILLTNKLSIYRKKYIKYIRRKIDYDKYKSKSKFNNNDDNYAFLLFKNFNYNNEFLIHKYVKFKEGKRRYISNGKHKKELNSSYDILEYYDKFINNLLYLCNNHTDIYIEFLYVLLINSQLYNRFLFLSTYISGDKKDHFLYLIYNHFLILVEYYYYYKNSLYFDDLYNNLKNTYDKIQTKDNDKEHYIEIKNINQNHQKGNHKNLCSNKDIKTSAVSPIQNFKKDPYTHFYKKERVEFLYNYSNKRNENFFNINNCKCSSKESNQSFSEYESLKKKANEKSIFFNKEENVHYVDDDKNDNRLLNENAHKKKKKGKETKNIFNKFFFNLSESQNSLRNLYQNFYSKNKNRSYDLQFIDNKKRNSLQNKCFLFTNVNNFNIKQYYKLKHIFSIFQKLKIEHLYILLYFSLSILSTLFHIYLTRIMLNQKNPFFISTYLFYLSKKVKNKIFNNLYKYIQPNKDCTNRYMFKSDDIQEQKKKKKIINNDTLINEYVSNQIGNSLNGGKLYFHVTKNSKNNNNNNNKDNYDNNYDDNNNKDNYDNNYDNNYDNNYDDNNNCRVHEKDITDQDVSIHYLIKKYKHNIDNQFVNLYYKNKHNTSNDSITLINHLTCENSLQNLNKLNVNHIINKFTKEKQNDIDNMDSFDYNIKMLHTLQLKDNLKKLNFQIINTKHENDILEDCNGVLENIINKEEYNILSEGDEKTKDKGNKNEKREACNQYNHYDDNIHYIHITQRKNDIIKENNKSNDEPIVEVCKIYDKSKKPINFPQEYINKDKFYKFIKHHLEMEYIYLYYKNVEKEKLLNYVGFENLIKSLSIICNEQFFSFYMNKINVKNMYEDNDNILNEAHNVNKHTIKKKIGKNKEHEEKNPHESNEEGEEEDEEEEEYNIDTLHLNSIYKEPTLINNEYIKKKIKRNKLYTYKLFNNQIETLLNSKELMEYIKKQKETKKKKNKSELQNDDFLYIQSQNDNNIINNKDQHIYNDIFKFIQNKNYHNKNDDIIHSNCSSYENSDSSDNLTLYNYSKNYYHENNVILDSFLFFIIHIFYTFLHFHNVYFSSPYLNLFLSFSIKLIYKYKNVLQCPSNDYNMDMSLDPSHLSYEKRENGPTTNYDLPEQNIRSSNKPFNQINLLRRKKNIQKTCTPYNNSKNHIYNACSSEDITSINEEVCNVPNIIELIIKKQKFINKKQKKNYWLIGNDIFLFGKDKTKEFLPNTFDIIINSFFDLCISICSMNFKYISQKKQKLNMSYFCNNIIFYHHIINKSYNDKALDLFNRNNYNHSLECYSYYFDELKNDQSFIDHFGKYKNTDNTIFGHNIASQKKKKIINNNKIISNTNKNNNHINDMIGMYKTKELSSNSSNILNENNLIKRKSKKKKKENNHKNENNHKNENNHKNENNHKNENSNNSFDCTPNYYNDDNNYKGYLSISSDESLNFLKYIKKKTTNRIYIDENNIINMLINIGCIFMNNIKYNATITLNHIYKINQYDLLSDRQKFYNYIQKSFYNNKHMTFPYIYNQYFLSFFFFFKIHYLFFLIKFKCENEIFLKAYWFLHAVYNITQN, from the exons atgaaagataataaaatgagtaagaataatatatttatatataatgagAAAGTTAAAGAATTATTGTATGAACTTATTTTGTTAACTAATAAGCTATCGATATATagaaagaaatatattaaatatataagaagaaagattgattatgataaatataaatctaaatctaaatttaataataatgatgataattatgcatttttattgtttaagaattttaattataataacgaatttttaatacataaatatgtaaaatttAAAGAAGGGAAAAGGAGGTATATTTCAAATGGGAAGcataaaaaagaattgAATTCTTCTTATGATATCCTtgaatattatgataaatttataaataacttattatatttatgtaataatcatacagatatatatatcgaatttttatatgttttattaataaacagtcaattatataatcgttttctttttttaagtaCATACATATCCGGGGATAAAAAAGACCACTTcctttatttaatatataatcattttttaatattggtagaatattattattattataaaaactCTTTATATTTCGATGATCTATATAACAACTTGAAGAATACTTATGACAAGATACAAACCAAAGATAACGATAAAGAACATTACattgaaataaaaaatataaatcagAATCATCAAAAAGGGAACCACAAGAATTTATGTTCTAACAAGGATATAAAAACAAGCGCAGTATCACCTAtacaaaattttaaaaaag ATCCATATACCcatttttacaaaaaagaaagagtagaatttctttataattactcaaacaaaagaaatgaaaatttttttaatattaataattgtAAGTGCTCTAGTAAGGAGAGTAATCAATCCTTCTCAGAATATGAATCATTAAAGAAGAAAGCAAATGAAaaatctatattttttaataaagaagaaaatgtTCATTATGTAGATGATGATAAGAATGATAATAGGTTGTTGAATGAAAATGcccataaaaaaaaaaaaaaaggaaaagagacaaaaaatatttttaataaatttttttttaatttatctGAAAGTCAAAATAGTCTTAGAAATTTAtatcaaaatttttattcaaaaaataaaaataggTCGTACGATTTACAATTCATAgataacaaaaaaagaaattcattacaaaataaatgttTCTTATTTAcaaatgtaaataattttaatattaaacaatattataaactgaaacatatattttctatatttcaaaaattaaaaatcgaacatttatatattttattatatttctctttgtctatattatcaacattatttcatatatatttgacGAGAATTATGCTTAATCAAAAAAAccctttttttataagtacttatttgttttatttatctaAAAAGGTtaagaataaaatttttaataatttatataaatatatacaaccTAATAAAGATTGTACGAATAGGTATATGTTTAAAAGTGATGACATAcaagaacaaaaaaaaaaaaaaaaaataataaataatgatacGTTGATAAATGAGTATGTATCAAATCAAATTGGAAATTCACTGAATGGGggaaaattatattttcacgttacaaaaaatagcaaaaataataataataataataataaggataattatgataataattatgatgataataataataaggataattatgataacaattatgataacaattatgataacaattatgatgataataataattgtcGTGTACACGAAAAAGATATAACTGATCAAGATGTATCtatacattatttaattaaaaaatacaaacaCAATATAGATAACCAATTtgttaatttatattataaaaataaacataacACATCTAATGATTCTATTACATTGATCAACCATTTAACATGTGAGAATTCACTACAAAATCTGAACAAATTAAATGTgaatcatattattaataaatttacaaaagaaaaacaaaacgATATAGACAATATGGATTCATttgattataatataaaaatgttacATACACTTCAACTTAaagataatttaaaaaaattgaactttcaaattattaatacaaaACATGAAAACGATATATTAGAAGATTGTAACGGTGTActagaaaatataataaataaagaagaatataatatccTATCGGAAGGAGatgaaaaaacaaaagataaaggaaataaaaatgaaaaaagagAAGCATGCAATcaatataatcattatgatgataatattcattacatacatataacaCAACGTAAgaatgatataataaaagaaaataataaaagtaatgATGAACCTATTGTTGAAGTATgcaaaatatatgataagTCAAAGAAACCTATTAATTTTCCTCaggaatatattaataaagataaattttataaatttattaaacaTCATTTAGAAAtggaatatatttatttgtattataaaaatgtcgaaaaagagaaattattaaattatgtaGGTTTTGAAAATCTAATAAAAAGCTTGAGTATCATATGCAATGAACaattcttttctttttatatgaataaaataaatgtgaaaaatatgtatgaagataatgataatatattaaatgaagctcataatgtgaataaacatactataaaaaaaaaaatcggaaaaaataaagaacatgaagaaaaaaatcCCCATGAATCAAATGAAGAAGGagaagaagaagatgaagaagaagaagaatataatattgacacattacatttaaatagtatatataaagaacCTACATTAATcaataatgaatatattaaaaaaaaaattaaaagaaataaattatatacatacaaaTTATTCAATAATCAAATAGAAACTTTATTAAACTCAAAAGAATTAATGgagtatataaaaaaacaaaaagagacaaaaaaaaaaaaaaataaaagtgaattacaaaatgatgattttctttatatacaatcacaaaatgataataatattataaataataaagatcaacatatatataatgatatattcaaatttatacaaaataaaaattatcacaataaaaatgatgatattataCATTCAAATTGTAGTTCATATGAAAATAGTGATTCAAGTGATAATttaacattatataattattcaaaaaattattatcatgaaaataatgtaattctagattcttttcttttttttataattcatatattttataccTTCTTACATTTTcataatgtatatttttcatcACCCTATTTGAATCTATTCTTATCCTTTTCTATTAAGctaatttataaatataaaaatgtacTGCAATGTCCATcaaatgattataatatggACATGTCTCTAGATCCATCCCATTTATCATATGAAAAAAGAG aaaatGGACCTACCACAAATTATGACTTACCCGAGCAAAACATCCGTTCGTCAAATAAACCCTTTAACCAAATTAATCTTTtgagaagaaaaaaaaatattcaaaaaacATGCACAccttataataatagtaagaatcatatatataatgcTTGCTCTTCTGAAGATATAACAAGTATTAATGAAGAGGTATGTAACGTACCAAATATAATAGAacttattataaaaaaacaaaaattcataaacaaaaaacaaaagaaaaattattggCTTATAGgaaatgatatatttttatttggaAAAGATAAAACAAAAGAATTTTTACCTAACACATTTGACATAATTATCAACTCTTTTTTCGATTTATGTATATCTATATGTAGTATgaattttaaatatatatctcaaaaaaaacaaaaattaaatatgtcatatttttgtaataatattattttttatcatcatattataaataaatccTATAATGACAAAGCCTTAGATCTATTCAatagaaataattataatcattCACTTGAATGctattcttattattttgatgaattaaaaaatgatcaAAGTTTTATTGATCATTttggaaaatataaaaacacGGATAATACTATTTTTGGACATAACATAGCTAgccaaaaaaaaaaaaaaataatcaataataataaaattatatccAATACTAATAAGAAcaataatcatataaatgatatgaTAGGAATGtataaaacaaaagaaTTATCAAGTAATAGTTcgaatatattaaatgagaataatttaataaaaaggaaatcaaaaaaaaaaaaaaaagaaaataaccacaaaaatgaaaataaccacaaaaatgaaaataaccataaaaatgaaaataaccacaaaaatgaaaatagtaataattCATTTGATTGTACAccaaattattataatgatgataataattataaaggTTATCTTTCCATTAGTAGTGATGAAAGCTTaaactttttaaaatatattaaaaagaaaacaacaaatcgaatatatatagatgaaaataatataataaatatgcttattaatattggatgtatttttatgaataatataaaatataatgcGACTATTACATTaaatcatatttataaaattaatcAATATGATCTTCTAAGCGATAGACAAAAATTCTACAATTATATACAGAaatcattttataataataaacatatgacatttccatatatatataatcaatattttttatctttcttcttcttttttaaaattcattatcttttctttttaataaagtTTAAATGTGAAAATGAAATTTTTCTTAAGGCTTATTGGTTTCTCCATGCcgtatataatataactCAAAATTGA
- a CDS encoding hypothetical protein (conserved Plasmodium protein, unknown function) — protein sequence MESMPSETTINSEQYKSKESNNICRNEKSTAYSENSDISNNKEDYNSDRKETFDKKLCDNMNDKINIYDNIISEIKELYNGNIVMNNKGLDKLNIRNVAKGLFLNINKTISKKVRVLVIGNSSSGKSTFINWFLQENIQKTGYEYETNNFTLITSGNYFSEFNGDITVRTFDFLKQISNRNRNFKNNLCTKMYVSKNMETKNIDFIDTPGLKDIMNKLDFDINSIIYDLSDYVDIILVFFDSSGKSLSNRLLLIIKEIYEKHMEKIIFIFSKIDEIKHEEDRIKLLCQTTQCLTTKINIRHNIDLLPIYIHGAKTGRYLFESNKNSDELCIVNRINDIIYEIKKLFFKKLERDLYCLINDCDSIINKILDILKTDGERRMHKYSLKRERVKHTVIQVFLSLVFMVLLFMQLPEQNYYKGLLLSHFNFGNNSLYIKYVKNTGVMLNNWENSYIMINVILVFFFLLSGIMKKKFSKNIKTLHVSSKEILREQLTFAKFAKDRGKYLAKTFYELKQT from the exons atggagAGCATGCCGAGCGAGACAACAATAAATTCTGAACAATACAAAAGTAAAgaaagtaataatatttgtagAAATGAAAAATCTACTGCTTATTCAGAAAATTCGGATATatctaataataaagagGATTATAATAGTGATAGAAAAGAAACTTTTGATAAGAAATTATGtgataatatgaatgataaaataaatatatatgataatataataagtgaaataaaagaattatataatggGAATATAgttatgaataataaaggattagataaattaaatattcGAAATGTTGCTAAAggattatttttaaatataaataagacTATATCAAAAAAGGTTAGAGTATTAGTTATAGGAAATTCTTCATCTGGAAAAAGCACATTTATTAATTGGTTTTTACaagaaaatatacaaaaaactggttatgaatatgaaacaaataattttaCTCTTATAACTAGTGGTAATTATTTCTCAGAATTTAATGGTGATATAACGGTAAGAACatttgattttttaaaacaaatatctaatagaaatagaaattttaaaaataatttatgtaCCAAAATGTATGTTAGTAAAAATATGGAgacaaaaaatatagatttCATAGATACACCAGGACTAAAAgatattatgaataaattagattttgatattaatagtattatatatgatcTATCCGACTATGTAGATATCATATTAGTTTTCTTTGATTCATCTGGAAAATCTTTAAGTAATcgtttattattaattattaaagaaatatatgaaaaacatatggaaaaaattatttttattttttccaaAATTGATGAAATCAAACATGAAGAAGATCGAATTAAACTCTTGTGCCAAACTACTCAATGTCTAACAACcaaaattaatattagacataatattgatttattacctatatatatacatggTGCAAAAACAGGAAGATATCTATTTGAAAGTAACAAAAATTCTGATGAACTATGTATTGTAAATCGaattaatgatataatatatgaaattaaaaaattgtttttcaaaaaattagaaagagatttatattgtttaatAAACGATTGTGATagtattataaataaaatattagatatattaaagaCTGATGGTGAAAGGAGGATGCACAAATATTCCTTAAAGCGCGAAA GAGTAAAACATACCGTTATACAAGTTTTTCTCTCTTTGGTTTTTATGGTACTTTTATTCATGCAGCTCCCTgaacaaaattattacaaGGGTCTTCTCTTGAG CCATTTCAATTTTGGTAACAATAGCCtctatataaaatatgtcAAAAACACCGGAGTTATGCTGAACAATT gggaaaattcttatataatgataaatgTCATTTTagttttctttttcttgttAAGCGGtattatgaaaaagaaattttcGAAGAATATTAAAACGTTACATGTTTCAAGCAAGGAAATCTTGAGG GAACAACTCACCTTTGCCAAGTTCGCAAAAGATAGAGGAAAGTATTTGGCAAAAACTTTTTACGAATTAAAACAAAcatga
- a CDS encoding hypothetical protein (conserved Plasmodium protein, unknown function) codes for MERNSNKFVGGKLKLKIKKKKIDKKKVSKGKEKDTENEETNIVTGSGRIITIKNTIQGFDTNFIEELKVGYEIILEHPTSLQTEKRIVTSILSNKTVLVNEEFTSDISTTCKFYINKIEKNNKTIQDNTNDNNNLEYVKVIENKNKHDVIKIRQKVGLWSYKIVDKKIKGNMTNEQKLDERVKSGRDKFCW; via the coding sequence ATGGAAAGGAATTCAAATAAGTTTGTAGGAGgtaaattaaaattaaaaattaaaaagaagaagataGATAAAAAGAAAGTAAGCAAAGGAAAAGAGAAGGATAcagaaaatgaagaaacAAATATTGTAACAGGAAGTGGAAGAATAATAACAATCAAAAATACAATTCAAGGATTTGATACAAACTTTATAGAGGAATTAAAAGTAGGTtatgaaattattttaGAGCATCCTACCAGCTTACAAACAGAAAAAAGAATTGTTACTTCTATCTTAAGTAATAAAACTGTACTTGTGAATGAAGAATTTACAAGTGATATTAGTACGACAtgtaaattttatataaacaaaatagaaaaaaataataaaacaattCAAGACAATacaaatgataataataatttggAATATGTAAAAGTTATagagaataaaaataaacatgatgttattaaaataaGACAGAAAGTAGGCTTATGGTCCTATAAAATAgttgataaaaaaattaaggGAAATATGACAAATGAGCAAAAATTAGATGAACGGGTAAAAAGTGGGAGAGATAAATTCTGTTGGTAA
- a CDS encoding protein kinase 1, whose product MDLIKIYKRNEIIKDYVNIYFDDEKSENSNKNLSYKILHIIGHGVYGVVYKADCLNNCSIVALKQTYQKSTRIFKEIEIMKKLKHPNIVKLKHAFYTSTSDGGVYVHMVMEYGNTDLASSLYYITLKDSKEFLKDSFDLDNYNYEDYDDNKSDKDMLPNDQQKSDFYYYESVPNRNEEMTAKEKSGINSGNNNMIVKGMVHSNNNNNNRDNNSSSNSSSSIRNDVQVNNTPSDEDMESCNYIKNNRRINIINHFKKSFFNENINNICSCHNISDFIKKSFLNENQIKIYLYQLIRATLYLHSLCITHRDIKPQNILIFLNKTNKMKSNKTYINNKKCLICIQNNFNIQYIMKKKYNNQFNMFEFNNDMKDTRDEMYNLHKTSDVCEISCDDKILNSNDISSCYKINNYNNILYNSYNKSMNEQNYCEEVRNHDHVNDPCYNMSNIKNNLHDKNKKENHTIDDDIQGNHNFSLKNQKQDNLQVCKNYDKKKDLAVQEMQLSDMNKYEGSITPSNDYNKYYKDCLNNNNNNNNLMSNHDDCSGKNNLHLKRLVSMTNLNQRNYYMIINDNTDKICDKSITYDDDITKKKNKANIDKLNIDKLNIDKLNIDKLNIDKSNIDKSNIDKLNLDISKNVIISENKDTQIAPTNNSNNNNNNNNCGDDDNFNHDDLPDQQSLDKLYINSIMYKYIKLCDFNTSIKLKENYKYFSYVCSRYYRAPELLFGSNYYSQAIDTWSIGCVMGELLLGKPLFLGECASDQLVEIIKILGTPNDEDFLSFRSVYKNIKFPDIKPITLEKVIRHNCSKESLDLLSELLQFNPQKRIKLCHALLHNYFDDIRNLKVFQKDINTYDKYKLPYNTNCFNFTKEELLHFTIEERKILIPQHVRQNKSDEVMQYIDMTPDHFDKLYPNKIHLTC is encoded by the exons ATGGACttaataaagatatacaagaggaatgaaataataaaagattatgtgaatatatatttcgATGATGAGAAATCAGAGAACAGTAACAAGAATCTTAGTTACAAAATATTGCATATCATTGGACATGGTGTTTATGGTGTTGTATATAAGGCGGATTGTTTAAATAATTGTAGTATCGTAGCTTTAAAACAAACATATCAAAAAAGTACAagaatatttaaagaaatagaaattatgaagaaattaaaacatcctaatattgtaaaattaaaacatGCTTTTTATACAAGTACAAGTGATGGGGGTGTATATGTTCATATGGTTATGGAATATGGAAATACCGATTTGGCTAGCTCgctttattatattacattaaAAGATAGTAAagaatttttaaaagattCATTTGATTtagataattataattatgaagattatgatgataataaaagtgATAAGGATATGCTTCCTAACGATCAGCAGAAAAGtgatttttattattatgagTCTGTTCCTAATCGAAATGAAGAAATGACGgcaaaagaaaaaagtgGGATTAATTCaggaaataataatatgattgTTAAAGGCATGGTCcatagtaataataataataataatagagataataatagtagtagtaatagtagtagtagtatACGTAATGATGTTCAGGTTAATAATACCCCAAGCGATGAAGATATGGAAAGttgtaattatataaaaaataacagacgtataaatattataaaccattttaaaaagagcttttttaatgaaaatataaacaatatatgTTCTTGTCATAACATAAGTgatttcataaaaaaaagcTTCCTTAACGAAAATCAAATTAAGATTTATTTGTATCAACTAATAAGAGCTACTTTATATCTTCATAGTCTTTGTATAACTCATAGAGACATAAAACCACAAAAtatacttatttttttaaataaaacaaataaaatgaaaagtaataaaacttatataaataataaaaagtgtcttatatgtatacagaataattttaatattcaatatataatgaaaaaaaaatataataatcaatTCAACATGTTTGAATTTAATAATGACATGAAGGACACACGTGATGAAATGTATAATCTTCATAAGACATCAGATGTTTGTGAGATCTCATgtgatgataaaatattaaatagtAATGATATATCCAGTTGctataaaataaataattataataatattttatataatagttATAACAAATCGATGaatgaacaaaattattGTGAAGAAGTTAGGAATCATGACCATGTGAATGATCCATGTTATAACATGTctaatataaaaaacaatttaCATGATAAGAATAAGAAAGAAAATCATACTATAGATGATGATATACAAGGTaatcataatttttcattaaaaaatcaaaaacAAGATAATTTACAGGTTtgtaaaaattatgataaaaaaaaagatttaGCTGTACAAGAAATGCAATTATCtgatatgaataaatatgaagGAAGTATAACTCCTTCcaatgattataataaatattataaagattgtcttaataataataataataataataatttaatgaGTAATCATGATGATTGTTCaggtaaaaataatttacatttaaaaaGATTAGTAAGTATGACCAATTTAAATCAAcgaaattattatatgataataaatgataatacGGATAAGATATGTGATAAATCTATAACATACGATGATGATAtaacaaagaaaaaaaataaagcaaatatagataaattaaatatagataaattaaatatagataaattaaatatagataaattaaatatagataaatcaaatatagataaatcaaatatagataaattaaatctagatatatcaaaaaatgttattatttcaGAAAATAAGGATACTCAAATAGCTCCAAcaaataatagtaataataataataataataataattgtggagatgatgataattttaATCATGATGATCTACCAGATCAACAAAGTTTAGATAAgctatatataaatagcataatgtataaatatataaaattatgtgATTTTAATACCTCCATCAAATTAAaggaaaattataaatatttcagTTATGTGTGTTCTAGATATTATAGGGCACCAGAATTATTGTTCGGttcaaattattatagTCAGGCCATAGATACATGGTCAATAG GATGCGTTATGGGAGAGCTACTTTTAGGAAAGCCTTTGTTTTTAGGTGAGTGCGCATCAGACCAACTAGTcgaaataataaaaattttagGAACACCAAACGATGAAgattttttatcatttcGAAGTgtttataagaatataaaatttcCAGATATTAAACCAATAACATTAGAAAAGGTTATACGTCATAATTGTTCAAAGGAAAGCTTGGATTTATTATCAGAATTATTACAATTTAATCCacaaaaaagaataaaattatgTCATGCACttttacataattattttgatgATATAAGAAATTTAAAAGTATTTCAAAAAGATATCAATacatatgataaatataaattaccatataatacaaactgttttaattttacaaaagaagaattattacattttacTATAGAAGAGaggaaaatattaataccACAACATGTAAGACAAAATAAATCAGATGAAGTGATGCAATATATAGATATGACACCTGATCATTTTGATAAACTGTATCCAAATAAGATACACTTAACATGCTAA